Proteins encoded in a region of the Leopardus geoffroyi isolate Oge1 chromosome E2, O.geoffroyi_Oge1_pat1.0, whole genome shotgun sequence genome:
- the ERICH4 gene encoding glutamate-rich protein 4, with the protein MELWRQLRQAGLVPPGLGPLPRALRDPPPVRRAGQTLSFPGVDTAGARESLLWILEELGRLRQVDVQLLGQLCSLGLEMGALREDLVTFLEEEESLVEEEEDEEEPEGKQEEGHLGVSFSAPGHQLPDFEMTI; encoded by the exons ATGGAACTGTGGAGGCAACTGAGGCAGGCGGGACTGGTGCCCCCAGGACTGGGCCCACTTCCCCGCGCCCTGAGGGACCCCCCGCCAGTGAGGAGAGCTGGCCAGACCCTCTCGTTCCCAGGAGTAGACACTGCAGGTGCCAGGGAGAGTCTGCTGTGGATCTTGGAGGAGCTG GGGCGCCTCCGCCAAGTGGACGTCCAGCTGCTGGGCCAGCTGTGCAGCCTGGGGCTGGAGATGGGGGCTCTGCGGGAGGACCTGGTCAccttcctggaagaggaggagagcctcgtggaggaagaggaagacgaGGAAGAGCCcgaggggaagcaggaggagggacaCTTGGGGGTCTCCTTCTCAGCCCCAGGCCACCAACTCCCGGACTTTGAGATGACGATCTGA